In Desmospora profundinema, the sequence GATACGCCTTTCGCATCGAGGGGATTCGTTTTAAATCCTCCCACAACTTCATGGCAATCCTGGATCGTTATCTGTCCTGGCTCCAACAAACCGGACTGATCTTTAAACATATCAAGTTTCGCGGCAAAACCCTCGTGTCCGCCACACAAATCCGGGATCGCTTTTATTCCCTTGATCAGGCGTTGTCCATCCCGCAACGGATGGAACATCTGGTGGATTGGTTGTTAAAGGAGTTGAAAAAACAGGCGCGCCTGGAACAGACGAAGCCCTGGGTGGAAGAGGCGATCCAGTTTCTCGATTCGGAAACGTACGGACAGGTGTATCGAAAGCTTTTGCGTAAACAGTCGTTCACCGAGGACACCTTTGACGATTATGAACGGGAACAACGATTGCTTGCAGAAGGAGTGGTTCAGGAGCGTTTTAAACCGTTGGTTACCGGGGTCAAACAACTGCGGTTCATTGATATCCCCGCCATTTACAGGCAATTGTTTACCGATCCCGCTCTCCTATCCAAGTGGTCATCGGCGGATCTGCCGCGGCAATGGAAAGCGATCGCAAAAGAGGCGGTGAAGAAACTGGATCGCTTCGAGCTTTCCTACGAAGACGCAACCCCCTACCTTTACTTGAAAGAGAAAATCGAAGGGTTTCAGACTGTCTCCTCGGTACGGCATGTGTTGATTGATGAAGCTCAGGATTATTCTCCATTCCAGTTTCAATTCATCAAGGAACTGTTTCCCCGTGCCAGCTTGACCGTGCTCGGGGATTTAAACCAATCAATTCATCCCCATGCCGCCGGAACCGACTTTGCGTCGTTATCATCCTTGTATGGGGCCGAGCAGACGGAAGTGATCCGGCTGACACGAAGCTATCGATCCACCCAGCCGATCGTCCAGTTCACACGCTGGATCATCCCGGGAGGAGAAGCAATTCAGCCCTTTAACCGTGATGGCAAAAAACCGACCGTGACGAAAGCGTTGGGCAAAACGGATCTGGCACACAAGATTGCCGACCGCATTCGCGTGCTGCAAGCTGCCGGCCATCGGACGATCGCCGTCATCGGCAAGACTGCCCGGGAATGTCGGGAAGCGTTTGAAGCCTTACATGACGAGATTACCCTTCGTCTGATTGACAAAGAGACCGCCTCTTTCCAGACCGGAGCCGTCGTCATCCCCTCGTATCTGGCCAAGGGTGTGGAATTCGACGCGGTCATCCTCTACGATGCTTCACGAAAACAGTATGGGAGAAAAAGCGAGCGAACGCTGTTTTATACCGCTTGCACCCGGGCCATGCACGAATTGCATCTCTTTTACACCGGAGAGAAAAGCCCGCTCCTGGCACCGGTGCCAGCCGAGCTGTATGTAGAGGAAAGCGAATGAGTATTCGTTTGCGAAACAAACCTTACGGGAAGGAAGCAGTCCTTCCCTTTTTTTGATGGCGGCGGTTTGTTCCAGGATCGAAAAAGGGGCAACGTCGGAAGAGGGTATTCCGTTTGATTAAATCCACTTCTCCTTTTCCATCAACTTTCAAGATCCTTCCATACCACGCGTTATTCAAACGTCAACACAACTTTTCCCCTCCTGTGCGTCTCCGATCAGTTTGGACATCCCATACTCATCCACATACCGGCCATCTACCAGCAGTGAATCCCGTCTGATTCCTTCCACCTGAAAGCCCCTTTTCGGATAAAGGGCCAAAGCGGCGCGGTTGTGTACCATCACCGTCAGTTCCAGACGGTGGATTCCATTTTGACGCGCCCAGTTTTCCCCGGCAGTAAACAACCGGGTGCCAATCCCCTGGCCCGTATAAGTCTGGCGAATCCCCACCACGATATAGGCGGAGTGACGGTTGCGACGGACACCGCCTCCGATCAGCTCCATCCATCCCACCAATCTCCCTGCGACTTCCGCCACCAGGATCGTTCGGTTCTTCTGTTCCACCGCGCTTTGGATCCGCTTCGCCGTCTCTTCCACTCCAGCGGTCCGTTCCCCCGGTTCCAGCAGCATAAACGAAGTCTCTTTATCCAGACGTTTTTGCAAAGCCAGATAGGCAGCAGCGTCTTCCACCCGAATTTGCCTTATATGTACTACCGGTTATCCCTCCCGAGAAACATCCTCTCCCAGTATACCACGGCAAAAAAACCGATCCCCTAAGGGAATCGGTTTATAGGAAGAGCGGGATGCCTTCAGATGAAACGGGCTCCGTTCATCCATTGCCCTCCGTCCATGGTAATGCAATCGCCGGTGATATAGGCGGCATCTTCCGACAGGAGAAAGGCCGCCACCCCGGCGATCTCCTCCAACTTGCCAAACCGGCCGGCAGGGATACTTTGCAGCACCCGTTTGTGCATCCGTTCATCCAGGATCAGCTTCTCCACCCCGCCCGTATTCTCCACTGCTCCGGGGGCGATGCAGTTGACACGGATTCCGTACCGGCTTCCCCATTCCACGGCCAAAGAGCGGCTCATCGCCAGAACCCCGGCTTTGGCCGAAGCGGAGTGGACCACTCCCGCCGCTCCCGTCCAGGCGTACGTCGCCACAATATTGACGATGGATCCCTCTTTTTTGTCAGCAATCCATTCTTTGGCCGCCGTCTGCGTGCAGTACCAGGTCCCGTTCAGCACGATGTCGATCACGGAGTGCCAACCGTTGTCGGACAGCGTTTCCGCCTGAACGACAAAGTTACCGGCCGCATTGTTGACCAACGCATCCACTCCGCCAAAGGTTTCTTTCGCCTGGGAAAAGGTGGCCTCCACCTGCTCCCGGCTGCGTACGTCCATCGCCACCGTCAGCACCTTCCCGTCCAGGGAGGCCATCTCGTCTTTTGCCCGTTCCAACTTTTCCGGATCGCGTCCGGTAATGACCACATTGGCTCCGTCCCGGCACAAACGAGTAGCAATCGCTTTCCCCATGCCATTAGAACCACCTGTCACCAATACTGTTTTTGCTGTCATTGTCGTTCCCCCTGTTTTGTTTGATGGATAATCGGCTCCCGGTGGAGCACGATGGTGTCAAACCATTCCATACTCGGGATGACATCGGCACCGATGCCAAAGGCGCCAGGGTACCCGAGACGGCCGACGACATAGCGTGCCACCAATGCCAGACGGCTACAAGCACGAACATCCCAATCATATTGCGCCTCTTCCAACAAAAAGGCAGCTCCGCAAACGTCGATCAGTTGGTCGGCAAAACGGCGGGCATGGGCGTTTTGCACCATGGCGTCCGCCTCCAACACAACCTTGGCGTCACGGGCGAGACGGACGCACGCCTGTCGCAGGGTTTCCACCGATTCCGCCAGTTCTGGAACCGTCACCTGATTGAGGGCCTGCTCCACCTTCTGCAACAACACAAAGGAATTTCCCCCCGTCCGTTTCGCCTCCCGTCCTAAATTTTTTAGGATTTCCAGGGCCATGATGTTGGATGGCCCTTCCCAAACGGTGTTCACTTGTGCATCCCGCAACAGGCGCGGGGTCACAAATTCCTCGATATATCCGTTTCCACCGTGCAGTTCCAGAGAGTCCTTGGCATGGCGTACGGCGTTTTCGCTGAGGCGGTACTTGGCCATTGCCAACAGGAGGCGCAACAAGGCCTTGTTCTCCTCCGTCTCCCGCCCGTAAGTGTGGCAGTCGTCCATCGCCTGCATCATACGGGCGGCAAGCGCCCATCCCACTTCGATGTCCGCCATCATGTCCAACAAGGTTTGGCGTACCATCGGATAACGGTCGATGCGGTTTCCAAAAGCTTCCCGGTTGGCGGTGTAAACCGCCGCCTCCAGAAAAGCGCGATGGGAAAGGGCCAGAGAACCGGTGGCGGTGCACATACGGGAAACATTAAGAGCTTCTGCCATATATCGAAAGCCCTGTTCCGGTTCTCCGATCCGAAAACCTACCGCCCCGTTCAGCTCCAATTCCCCGCTTGGCACCGCGCGTACGCCCAGTTTGTCCTTCAGCCGCCGGATGGTGATCCGGTTTTTTTCGCCGTTCTCCAATATGCGGGGAAGTAAAAACAGGCTCAGTCCCTTGGTTCCCTTTGTCTCCCCCTCCCGTGCCAACGTGATCGCCAGGCCGGCTGCACAGTTGCTGGCAAACCACTTTTCCCCCGTCAGGAGATGGTGCTTTCCATCGGCCACCGCCCTCGTCCGGGTTACCCCCACATCGGATCCCCCCTGGATCTCGGTCAGAAAGGTGGCCCCCTCTTCCAACGTGACCGGATCCATACTGGCCAGCCGGGGAAGATAACGTTCGCGTTGTTCCTGGGAACTAAATTTCTCCAGAACAAACGCCACGGACATCGTCAGGGTGATCGGACAGGTGAATCCCACCTCCGCTTTGGACATGAGCATATGCAACATCTGCGTGTAGAAAAAGGGAACCGGCTCCGGCACATCCTCCCGATAGCGCCACCCCACCACCCCGGAGCCGTATCCAGCCTCCACCGTCCGCTGATAGCCTTCATTCACCCATACCTCGTTGATCGGCTGACCGTATCGGTCGTACCGGATCAGGCGCGGGGCACCCTCCCGATCAGTGTGACGGGCCCGCTTTTCCATCGGACCGGCGGCATAAGACCCCATCTCCCGCAGACGGCCTTCCCCCCATTCTCGCAAGGCGGGGGACAGATACCGCTGAAGGTAACGCTGCATGCTGAAATCGCTTTCAAACCAGTTCAGCTCTGTCCCGTCCCGGTACCGACTGTAGTCCATCACAGGGCGATCCCCCTTCGCCGAAAAATGAATGAATACACATTCAATGCTATCGAAGGCACCTCTCCACGTCAACAAATATTGTGAAAACCGCGATCCCTCCGTCTTTTTTACAAATATTCCTCTCTTCGACAACGACCTTCCGGGAAGGAAAGGGAAAAATAGTCCCGGTGCAGGGATTTTACCCGTGGCGACGAATGTAAGGAAAGAAATAAGTCAGGAGGGATGCGGATGTTCATCCAGAATTGCTTAACCCCCAAGGAAGAAATCGTCACCGTCACACCACAGACCCCGATCCCCGACCTGTTCCGCACATTGGAACAACACGGGCTGGAATCGATCCCGGTTATCGATGATAAGGGGTTGTTCCTCGGTATAACCGGCTACGGACACGTGATGAAAACGTTGGCGGAGAGTGGGGAATGGGATCGTTCTCTTCGGGAAGGCACCGTAGCGGACCACTTTTATGTGATCGATCCGTTATCCATTAACAATGACTTTGAAGAAACGCTTCCCATCATGGTTCGATATCCGTTTGTACCCGTGGTGGACGAGGATGGTTTCACCTTTCTGGGGATCGTGAAAATCAGCGATATTGAAGCCGCGCTCGCCTCCACCTACGGGTATGAACTGCCGGGTGTCCGCTTTCTGCTCGCCCTTGTCCTGGATGCTCCCCACGAACTGGAACACATCCTGGAAAGTGTCAAGCCCTATGACGTAAACATTATCAGCGTCGTCACCTTTGACGCCGGCGATGCCGCCGCCCGCCGCATTTTGTTAAAAACGGGACCAACGGAACATGTGGAGGAAATATGCAAAAATTTGGAGGAACGGGGTTTCCGTATTATGAGTGTCAAGGTAACCGAGCCGGTGAGTTAAACACGCTTCCTGGATGTGAACAGGACCCTTGCACGAAAAAAGACAGGCGTGTATGCGCCTGTCTTTTTATCCGAAGGGAAGGCCGCTGTTGCGAATCGCTTCCCCGTGATCCGCGACATCGTCGGCAGCCGATGGTGCGTCTCCATAGATTCGATGAAACAAGAGC encodes:
- the helD gene encoding RNA polymerase recycling motor HelD, with product MSLSEQEWRKEQKRVDRVIQTIHGQMTVLQKEIGGVKADIVDIRKHFWDDIRVNVDDPGEAAETYASIKQQAEVLSERERRHRHAQKRLKTLEKLHSSPYFGRIDFVEDGEPSPQRIYLGLTSLLNENKEEFLIYDWRAPVSSLYYDYGPGPAQYDTPDGTITGTMELKRQYIIRDGRIRSLFDTGVTIGDELLQEVLGRQAGTQMKTIVATIQREQNQIIRSEGKRLLIVQGSAGSGKTSAALQRVAYLLYRHRETLKADQILLFSPNPMFNSYVSTVLPELGEENMAQTTFQEYLERHLGQTFQLEDPFTQMETVFTTMDEPGYAFRIEGIRFKSSHNFMAILDRYLSWLQQTGLIFKHIKFRGKTLVSATQIRDRFYSLDQALSIPQRMEHLVDWLLKELKKQARLEQTKPWVEEAIQFLDSETYGQVYRKLLRKQSFTEDTFDDYEREQRLLAEGVVQERFKPLVTGVKQLRFIDIPAIYRQLFTDPALLSKWSSADLPRQWKAIAKEAVKKLDRFELSYEDATPYLYLKEKIEGFQTVSSVRHVLIDEAQDYSPFQFQFIKELFPRASLTVLGDLNQSIHPHAAGTDFASLSSLYGAEQTEVIRLTRSYRSTQPIVQFTRWIIPGGEAIQPFNRDGKKPTVTKALGKTDLAHKIADRIRVLQAAGHRTIAVIGKTARECREAFEALHDEITLRLIDKETASFQTGAVVIPSYLAKGVEFDAVILYDASRKQYGRKSERTLFYTACTRAMHELHLFYTGEKSPLLAPVPAELYVEESE
- a CDS encoding GNAT family N-acetyltransferase, which codes for MRQIRVEDAAAYLALQKRLDKETSFMLLEPGERTAGVEETAKRIQSAVEQKNRTILVAEVAGRLVGWMELIGGGVRRNRHSAYIVVGIRQTYTGQGIGTRLFTAGENWARQNGIHRLELTVMVHNRAALALYPKRGFQVEGIRRDSLLVDGRYVDEYGMSKLIGDAQEGKSCVDV
- the fadH gene encoding 2,4-dienoyl-CoA reductase, yielding MTAKTVLVTGGSNGMGKAIATRLCRDGANVVITGRDPEKLERAKDEMASLDGKVLTVAMDVRSREQVEATFSQAKETFGGVDALVNNAAGNFVVQAETLSDNGWHSVIDIVLNGTWYCTQTAAKEWIADKKEGSIVNIVATYAWTGAAGVVHSASAKAGVLAMSRSLAVEWGSRYGIRVNCIAPGAVENTGGVEKLILDERMHKRVLQSIPAGRFGKLEEIAGVAAFLLSEDAAYITGDCITMDGGQWMNGARFI
- a CDS encoding acyl-CoA dehydrogenase family protein, encoding MDYSRYRDGTELNWFESDFSMQRYLQRYLSPALREWGEGRLREMGSYAAGPMEKRARHTDREGAPRLIRYDRYGQPINEVWVNEGYQRTVEAGYGSGVVGWRYREDVPEPVPFFYTQMLHMLMSKAEVGFTCPITLTMSVAFVLEKFSSQEQRERYLPRLASMDPVTLEEGATFLTEIQGGSDVGVTRTRAVADGKHHLLTGEKWFASNCAAGLAITLAREGETKGTKGLSLFLLPRILENGEKNRITIRRLKDKLGVRAVPSGELELNGAVGFRIGEPEQGFRYMAEALNVSRMCTATGSLALSHRAFLEAAVYTANREAFGNRIDRYPMVRQTLLDMMADIEVGWALAARMMQAMDDCHTYGRETEENKALLRLLLAMAKYRLSENAVRHAKDSLELHGGNGYIEEFVTPRLLRDAQVNTVWEGPSNIMALEILKNLGREAKRTGGNSFVLLQKVEQALNQVTVPELAESVETLRQACVRLARDAKVVLEADAMVQNAHARRFADQLIDVCGAAFLLEEAQYDWDVRACSRLALVARYVVGRLGYPGAFGIGADVIPSMEWFDTIVLHREPIIHQTKQGERQ
- a CDS encoding CBS domain-containing protein, yielding MFIQNCLTPKEEIVTVTPQTPIPDLFRTLEQHGLESIPVIDDKGLFLGITGYGHVMKTLAESGEWDRSLREGTVADHFYVIDPLSINNDFEETLPIMVRYPFVPVVDEDGFTFLGIVKISDIEAALASTYGYELPGVRFLLALVLDAPHELEHILESVKPYDVNIISVVTFDAGDAAARRILLKTGPTEHVEEICKNLEERGFRIMSVKVTEPVS